One stretch of Echeneis naucrates chromosome 11, fEcheNa1.1, whole genome shotgun sequence DNA includes these proteins:
- the cdca7b gene encoding cell division cycle-associated 7-like protein isoform X2 encodes MTLTSKSPRFKSKFITAELARLFSQSDSEEDFEGFSEEEDKQCYSKRLKAKMADSEEDSDVDTGFYSDGEEAPPPKRRSLLVALRFPMKRLSTPKREPQKKSVIKPIEGTTSSRRTRRQQRQNREEEEEEEEEEEEEEEVDEQPGGGGGKDEVLSQSLRKRNKNIQENKAMLAKLFADLSTMADLTLHTTPQKKKQIPQKATPRKRKFEPEMGSERRNPSRKARPPENFAVEEKSEPVTQRTPRTVDIRRLVEVDEEHVGQRQKKRKSNSRRSQYIRPVEEITEEDLDNIAYRSKDKIWDKENGSSCHQCRQKTLDTKTVCRSGFCVGAKGQFCGPCLKNRYGEDVRTVLLDPTWSCPICRGMCNCSLCRKKEGRCATGILVGLARYNGHDNVHEYLKSIQKELH; translated from the exons ATGACCCTCACATCCAAG TCTCCACGTTTCAAGTCCAAGTTCATCACTGCTGAGCTGGCTCGTCTGTTCAGCCAGTCAGACAGTGAAGAGGACTTTGaaggtttcagtgaagaagaggacAAACAATGTTACAGCAAACGGCTAAAGGCCAAG ATGGCGGATTCAGAGGAGGACAGCGATGTGGACACAGGCTTCTATTCTGATGGTGAGGAAGCTCCCCCACCAAAGAGGAGGAGTCTTTTAGTAGCGCTGAG GTTTCCCATGAAAAGACTGTCTACTCCCAAACGTGAACCACAGAAGAAAAGTGTGATAAAGCCTATTGAAGGAACAACTTCCTCAAGGAGAACCAGAAGACAGCAAAGGCAGAAccgagaggaggaagaagaagaagaggaagaagaagaagaggaggaggaggtcgaCGAGCAGccagggggtgggggggggaaaGATGAGGTTCTGTCTCAGAGTCTAAGGAAacgaaacaaaaacatccaggAAAATAAGGCCATG CTGGCTAAACTGTTTGCTGATCTGAGCACTATGGCTGACCTGACTCTGCACACCACTCCTCAA aagaagaagcaaataCCGCAAAAAGCAACACCACGGAAGCGCAAGTTTGAACCAGAGATGGGGTCAGAGAGGAGGAACCCATCTCGTAAGGCCCGTCCTCCTGAGAACTTTGCGGTGGAGGAGAAGAGTGAACCAGTCACCCAAAGAACTCCCAGGACTGTAGACATCAGGAGACTAGTGGAG GTGGATGAGGAACATGTAggtcaaagacagaaaaagaggaagagtaACTCAAGGAGGAGCCAGTACATTAGGCCAGTTGAAGAAATCACTGAAGAGGACCTGGACAACATAGCCTACCGCAGCAAAGACAAGATCTGGGACAAAGAGAAC GGCAGCTCATGTCACCAATGCAGGCAGAAGACTCTGGACACCAAGACGGTGTGTCGCAGTGGTTTCTGTGTCGGGGCCAAAGGTCAGTTCTGTGGGCCGTGCTTGAAGAATCGCTATGGAGAGGATGTACGGACCGTGCTGCTCGACCCG ACTTGGTCATGCCCCATCTGCAGAGGGATGTGCAACTGCAGTCTGTGTCGTAAGAAGGAGGGCCGCTGTGCTACTGGCATCCTGGTGGGATTGGCTCGTTACAATGGCCATGACAATGTCCATGAGTATCTGAAGAG TATTCAAAAGGAACTTCATTAG
- the cdca7b gene encoding cell division cycle-associated 7-like protein isoform X1, which translates to MTLTSKSPRFKSKFITAELARLFSQSDSEEDFEGFSEEEDKQCYSKRLKAKMADSEEDSDVDTGFYSDGEEAPPPKRRSLLVALRFPMKRLSTPKREPQKKSVIKPIEGTTSSRRTRRQQRQNREEEEEEEEEEEEEEEVDEQPGGGGGKDEVLSQSLRKRNKNIQENKAMLAKLFADLSTMADLTLHTTPQQKKKQIPQKATPRKRKFEPEMGSERRNPSRKARPPENFAVEEKSEPVTQRTPRTVDIRRLVEVDEEHVGQRQKKRKSNSRRSQYIRPVEEITEEDLDNIAYRSKDKIWDKENGSSCHQCRQKTLDTKTVCRSGFCVGAKGQFCGPCLKNRYGEDVRTVLLDPTWSCPICRGMCNCSLCRKKEGRCATGILVGLARYNGHDNVHEYLKSIQKELH; encoded by the exons ATGACCCTCACATCCAAG TCTCCACGTTTCAAGTCCAAGTTCATCACTGCTGAGCTGGCTCGTCTGTTCAGCCAGTCAGACAGTGAAGAGGACTTTGaaggtttcagtgaagaagaggacAAACAATGTTACAGCAAACGGCTAAAGGCCAAG ATGGCGGATTCAGAGGAGGACAGCGATGTGGACACAGGCTTCTATTCTGATGGTGAGGAAGCTCCCCCACCAAAGAGGAGGAGTCTTTTAGTAGCGCTGAG GTTTCCCATGAAAAGACTGTCTACTCCCAAACGTGAACCACAGAAGAAAAGTGTGATAAAGCCTATTGAAGGAACAACTTCCTCAAGGAGAACCAGAAGACAGCAAAGGCAGAAccgagaggaggaagaagaagaagaggaagaagaagaagaggaggaggaggtcgaCGAGCAGccagggggtgggggggggaaaGATGAGGTTCTGTCTCAGAGTCTAAGGAAacgaaacaaaaacatccaggAAAATAAGGCCATG CTGGCTAAACTGTTTGCTGATCTGAGCACTATGGCTGACCTGACTCTGCACACCACTCCTCAA cagaagaagaagcaaataCCGCAAAAAGCAACACCACGGAAGCGCAAGTTTGAACCAGAGATGGGGTCAGAGAGGAGGAACCCATCTCGTAAGGCCCGTCCTCCTGAGAACTTTGCGGTGGAGGAGAAGAGTGAACCAGTCACCCAAAGAACTCCCAGGACTGTAGACATCAGGAGACTAGTGGAG GTGGATGAGGAACATGTAggtcaaagacagaaaaagaggaagagtaACTCAAGGAGGAGCCAGTACATTAGGCCAGTTGAAGAAATCACTGAAGAGGACCTGGACAACATAGCCTACCGCAGCAAAGACAAGATCTGGGACAAAGAGAAC GGCAGCTCATGTCACCAATGCAGGCAGAAGACTCTGGACACCAAGACGGTGTGTCGCAGTGGTTTCTGTGTCGGGGCCAAAGGTCAGTTCTGTGGGCCGTGCTTGAAGAATCGCTATGGAGAGGATGTACGGACCGTGCTGCTCGACCCG ACTTGGTCATGCCCCATCTGCAGAGGGATGTGCAACTGCAGTCTGTGTCGTAAGAAGGAGGGCCGCTGTGCTACTGGCATCCTGGTGGGATTGGCTCGTTACAATGGCCATGACAATGTCCATGAGTATCTGAAGAG TATTCAAAAGGAACTTCATTAG